Proteins encoded together in one Oxalobacteraceae sp. CFBP 8761 window:
- the uvrB gene encoding excinuclease ABC subunit UvrB, protein MAELSIATSPEPTVITFPDSPFKLHQPFEPAGDQPTAIKGLMEGIDDGLMYQTLLGVTGSGKTYTMANVIAQAGRPAIIFAPNKTLAAQLYSEFREFFPQNAVEYFVSYYDYYQPEAYVPQRDLFIEKDSSINEHIEQMRLSCTKSLMERRDVVIVATVSAIYGIGNPNEYHKMILTLRHKDKVAQRDIIARLIQMQYTRNEMDFSRGSFRVRGDTIDIFPAEHAELAIRVEMFDDEIESLQLFDPLTGRVRQKIPRFTVYPGSHYVTPRSTVLRAVESIKAELRDRLEEFRQQNKLIEEQRLEQRTRFDLEMMAEIGFTKGIENYSRHLSGAMPGEPPPTLIDYLPKDALMFMDESHVMIGQLNAMYNGDRSRKENLVEYGFRLPSALDNRPLKFVEFEGKMRQTIFVSATPAEYEQGRADNVVEQVVRPTGLVDPMIIVRPALSQVDDLMGEINDRIAKDERVLVTTLTKRMSEQLTEYLGDHGIKVRYLHSDIDTVERVEILRDLRLGTFDVLVGINLLREGLDLPEVSLVAVLDADKEGFLRSERSLIQTIGRAARNLNGVAILYADRVTDSMRRAIDETERRRAKQIAFNLENNIIPKGVHKKIKEMIDGVYNPNTEREVLQDAKETAKIESMSEKQISKEIKRLEKLMVDHAKNLEFEKAAQVRDQLHVLKQQAFGAPGADNVVSMLGK, encoded by the coding sequence ATGGCTGAATTATCCATCGCAACTTCTCCCGAACCGACCGTCATCACGTTCCCGGATTCGCCGTTCAAACTGCACCAGCCGTTCGAGCCGGCGGGCGACCAGCCCACCGCGATCAAGGGCCTGATGGAAGGCATCGACGACGGCCTGATGTACCAGACGCTGCTGGGCGTCACGGGCTCTGGCAAGACCTACACGATGGCCAACGTGATCGCGCAGGCCGGCCGGCCCGCGATCATTTTTGCGCCCAATAAAACGCTGGCGGCGCAGTTGTATTCGGAGTTCCGCGAATTCTTCCCGCAAAACGCGGTCGAGTATTTCGTCTCGTACTACGATTACTACCAGCCTGAAGCCTACGTGCCGCAGCGCGACCTGTTCATCGAAAAGGACTCGTCGATCAACGAGCACATCGAGCAGATGCGCCTGTCGTGCACCAAGTCGCTGATGGAGCGGCGCGACGTCGTCATCGTCGCCACCGTTTCGGCGATCTACGGTATCGGTAATCCCAACGAATACCACAAGATGATTCTGACGCTGCGCCACAAGGACAAAGTGGCCCAGCGCGACATCATCGCGCGCCTGATCCAGATGCAGTACACGCGCAACGAGATGGATTTCTCGCGCGGCTCGTTCCGCGTGCGCGGTGACACGATCGACATCTTCCCGGCCGAGCACGCCGAACTGGCGATCCGCGTCGAGATGTTCGACGACGAGATCGAATCGCTGCAACTGTTTGATCCTCTGACGGGTCGTGTGCGCCAGAAGATCCCGCGCTTTACCGTGTATCCGGGCTCGCACTACGTCACGCCGCGCTCGACCGTGCTGCGTGCGGTCGAGTCGATCAAGGCCGAGCTGCGCGATCGTCTCGAAGAATTCCGCCAGCAGAACAAGCTGATCGAAGAGCAACGCCTCGAGCAACGCACCCGCTTCGACCTCGAGATGATGGCCGAGATCGGTTTCACCAAGGGCATCGAGAACTATTCGCGCCACCTGTCCGGCGCGATGCCGGGCGAGCCGCCGCCGACGCTGATCGACTACCTGCCGAAAGACGCGCTGATGTTCATGGACGAGTCACACGTGATGATCGGCCAGCTCAACGCGATGTACAACGGCGACCGGTCGCGCAAGGAAAACCTGGTCGAGTACGGCTTCCGCCTGCCATCGGCGCTGGATAACCGGCCGCTGAAGTTCGTCGAGTTCGAAGGCAAGATGCGCCAGACGATTTTCGTCTCGGCCACGCCGGCCGAGTACGAACAGGGCCGCGCCGACAACGTCGTCGAGCAGGTGGTGCGCCCTACGGGCCTGGTCGATCCGATGATCATCGTGCGCCCTGCCCTGTCGCAGGTCGACGACCTGATGGGCGAGATCAACGACCGCATCGCCAAAGACGAGCGCGTGCTGGTGACGACACTCACCAAGCGCATGTCCGAGCAGCTCACCGAATACCTGGGCGACCACGGCATCAAGGTGCGCTACCTGCACAGCGATATCGACACGGTCGAGCGCGTGGAAATCCTGCGCGACCTGCGCCTGGGCACCTTTGACGTCCTGGTCGGCATCAACTTGCTGCGCGAGGGTCTCGATTTGCCGGAAGTGTCGCTGGTAGCCGTGCTCGACGCCGACAAGGAAGGCTTCCTGCGCTCCGAACGTTCGCTGATCCAGACGATCGGCCGCGCGGCGCGTAACCTGAACGGCGTGGCGATCCTGTACGCGGATCGCGTCACCGATTCGATGCGGCGCGCCATCGACGAAACCGAACGCCGCCGTGCCAAGCAGATCGCGTTCAACCTCGAGAACAACATCATTCCAAAAGGCGTGCACAAGAAGATCAAGGAAATGATCGACGGCGTGTACAACCCGAATACGGAGCGCGAGGTGCTGCAAGACGCCAAGGAAACGGCGAAGATCGAGTCGATGAGCGAGAAGCAGATCAGCAAGGAGATCAAGCGCCTCGAAAAGCTCATGGTCGATCACGCCAAGAACCTGGAGTTCGAGAAAGCCGCGCAGGTGCGCGACCAGTTGCATGTGCTCAAGCAGCAGGCGTTCGGCGCGCCGGGCGCCGACAACGTCGTCTCGATGCTGGGCAAGTAA
- a CDS encoding aspartate/tyrosine/aromatic aminotransferase, whose product MTSTASASLFSAIEMAPRDPILGITEAFNADTNTAKINLGVGVYYDDKGKVPLLECVQKAEAKLMEHPTPRTYLPIEGLAAYDKAVQELVFGADSPVIQEKRALTVQAIGGTGALKIGADFLKRFLPASDVYISDPSWENHRALFESAGFTVHNYAYYDAATRGVNFDGMLAALKAMPAGAIVVLHACCHNPTGADLTQDQWDQVIAAVQAGNLVPFLDMAYQGFANGIDEDGAVVRRFAATGMAMLVSNSFSKSFSLYGERVGALSIVATTSEEATRVLSQLKRVVRTNYSNPPTHGGKVVATVLATPELRKLWEEELAGMRVRIREMRGAMVEKLKAKAPGHDFEFVRQQVGMFSYSGLTKEQVGKLRDESIYAVDTGRICVAALNSTNIDRVVDAIAKVL is encoded by the coding sequence ATGACTTCCACTGCCTCCGCCAGCCTGTTCAGTGCCATTGAAATGGCCCCACGCGACCCGATCCTGGGCATCACCGAAGCCTTCAACGCCGACACGAACACCGCGAAAATCAACCTCGGCGTGGGTGTCTATTATGACGACAAGGGCAAAGTGCCGCTGCTCGAGTGCGTGCAGAAAGCGGAAGCGAAACTGATGGAGCACCCAACCCCGCGAACCTACCTGCCGATCGAAGGTCTGGCAGCGTATGACAAAGCGGTGCAAGAGCTGGTATTTGGTGCCGACAGCCCCGTAATTCAAGAGAAACGCGCGCTGACCGTGCAAGCCATCGGCGGCACCGGCGCGCTCAAGATCGGCGCCGACTTCCTCAAGCGCTTCCTGCCAGCGTCCGACGTGTACATCAGCGACCCAAGCTGGGAAAACCATCGCGCGCTGTTCGAGAGCGCCGGTTTCACGGTCCACAACTACGCGTACTACGACGCAGCCACCCGCGGCGTGAACTTCGACGGCATGCTGGCCGCACTGAAAGCCATGCCGGCCGGCGCCATCGTCGTCCTGCACGCGTGCTGCCACAACCCGACCGGCGCCGACCTGACGCAAGACCAGTGGGATCAGGTGATTGCTGCTGTTCAGGCCGGCAATCTGGTGCCATTCCTCGACATGGCCTACCAGGGCTTTGCCAACGGCATCGATGAAGACGGCGCCGTCGTGCGCCGCTTTGCCGCAACTGGCATGGCGATGCTGGTGTCGAATTCGTTCTCCAAATCGTTCTCGCTGTACGGCGAGCGCGTCGGTGCGCTGTCGATCGTGGCCACCACGAGCGAAGAAGCCACGCGCGTGCTGTCGCAACTCAAGCGCGTCGTGCGCACCAACTACTCGAACCCGCCAACCCACGGCGGCAAGGTGGTCGCCACCGTGCTGGCAACCCCTGAGCTGCGCAAGCTGTGGGAAGAAGAACTGGCCGGCATGCGCGTGCGCATCCGCGAGATGCGCGGCGCGATGGTCGAGAAGCTCAAGGCCAAGGCACCAGGCCACGACTTCGAATTCGTGCGCCAGCAGGTCGGCATGTTCTCGTACTCGGGCCTGACCAAAGAGCAAGTGGGCAAGCTGCGCGACGAATCGATCTACGCCGTGGACACGGGCCGCATCTGCGTCGCTGCGCTCAATTCGACGAACATCGATCGCGTCGTTGACGCCATCGCCAAAGTTCTCTAA
- a CDS encoding alpha/beta hydrolase, with protein MKQPLKSHATLIEGQMFRFARAGQGSPSIVLIGGAGGPLDGWFKLYPEIEALGTVFSYDRPGTGGSPKPTEAQYGETVVAQLRLLLQFAKVPPPFVLVAHSFGGLHANLFAREFADEVAGVLFIEATAPQDVDNLKQHQSALQRGFVKLLDRVSPRDAFDELRNERETVRDILEAPAFPPVPVTVLSGTKRLPRWLVPAALVRERERSQLALAALSPLGERVVAERSAHFPQLSEPELVIDTLKRLLARIPR; from the coding sequence GTGAAGCAACCACTCAAGAGCCACGCCACCCTGATCGAAGGGCAGATGTTCCGCTTCGCGCGAGCCGGGCAGGGCAGTCCCTCGATCGTGCTGATCGGCGGCGCTGGCGGCCCGCTCGATGGCTGGTTCAAGCTGTATCCCGAGATCGAGGCGCTGGGCACCGTGTTCAGCTACGACCGGCCGGGTACGGGCGGCAGTCCGAAGCCGACCGAGGCGCAGTATGGCGAGACCGTCGTCGCGCAGCTGCGCCTGTTGCTGCAGTTCGCCAAGGTGCCGCCGCCGTTCGTGCTGGTGGCGCATTCGTTTGGCGGCCTGCACGCCAACCTGTTCGCGCGCGAGTTCGCCGATGAGGTGGCAGGCGTGCTGTTCATCGAGGCGACGGCGCCGCAGGACGTCGACAATCTGAAGCAGCACCAGTCGGCGCTGCAGCGGGGCTTCGTCAAGCTGCTCGACCGCGTGTCGCCGCGTGATGCGTTCGACGAGCTGCGCAACGAGCGCGAGACCGTGAGGGATATCCTTGAGGCGCCGGCGTTCCCGCCCGTGCCGGTGACGGTGCTGTCGGGTACGAAGCGCCTGCCGAGATGGTTGGTGCCGGCAGCGCTGGTGCGTGAACGGGAGCGTTCGCAGCTGGCGCTGGCCGCCTTGTCGCCGTTGGGCGAGCGGGTCGTGGCCGAGCGCAGTGCGCATTTTCCGCAGTTGTCCGAGCCGGAACTGGTGATCGATACACTCAAACGCCTGCTGGCGCGGATCCCTCGCTAG
- the purT gene encoding formate-dependent phosphoribosylglycinamide formyltransferase → MTISRTLGTPLSPSAIRVMLLGSGELGKEVIISLQRLGVEVIAVDRYPNAPGHQVAHRAHVIDMTDGAALEALIAQERPHLVVPEIEAIATDKLAELEAAGVITCIPTARAAQLTMNREGIRRLAAEELGLATSPYQFASSLDELQDACAAVGFPCVVKPVMSSSGKGQSKLDSADDVAAAWAYAASGGRVDAGRVIAEGFIDFDYEITLLTVRSLGADGEVVTSFCDPIGHKQVQGDYVESWQPHPMQPLALERSRDIAAKVTGNLGGLGVFGVELFVKGDMVWFSEVSPRPHDTGMVTMASQVQSEFELHAKAILGLPVNVALRAPGASAVIYGQLDETGIAFEGVAEALQVPGADVRLFGKPESFARRRMGVALATADDIATAREHALEAAAKVKPVSGK, encoded by the coding sequence ATGACCATTTCACGCACCCTCGGCACCCCACTCTCCCCTTCCGCAATCCGCGTCATGCTGCTCGGCTCGGGCGAACTGGGCAAGGAAGTGATCATCTCGCTGCAGCGCCTGGGCGTCGAGGTGATCGCCGTCGACCGTTATCCAAACGCGCCAGGCCACCAGGTCGCGCACCGCGCGCACGTGATCGACATGACCGATGGCGCGGCGCTCGAAGCGCTGATCGCGCAGGAACGCCCTCACCTCGTGGTGCCGGAAATCGAAGCGATCGCCACCGACAAGCTGGCCGAACTGGAAGCGGCGGGCGTCATCACCTGCATCCCGACCGCACGGGCAGCGCAACTGACAATGAACCGCGAAGGCATCCGCCGCCTGGCCGCCGAAGAACTGGGCCTGGCCACATCGCCCTACCAGTTTGCCAGCAGCCTGGACGAACTGCAGGATGCCTGCGCTGCCGTGGGCTTTCCGTGCGTGGTCAAGCCGGTGATGTCGTCGTCGGGCAAGGGCCAGTCGAAGCTCGATAGCGCGGATGATGTGGCCGCGGCCTGGGCCTACGCTGCCAGTGGCGGACGGGTTGACGCGGGACGCGTGATTGCCGAAGGCTTCATCGACTTCGATTACGAAATAACGCTGCTGACGGTGCGCTCGCTGGGCGCGGATGGCGAGGTCGTAACGAGCTTCTGCGATCCGATCGGGCACAAGCAAGTTCAGGGCGACTACGTCGAATCGTGGCAGCCGCATCCGATGCAGCCGCTGGCACTGGAACGTTCGCGCGACATCGCCGCCAAGGTCACAGGCAATCTGGGCGGGCTGGGCGTGTTCGGCGTCGAACTGTTTGTCAAGGGCGACATGGTGTGGTTCTCGGAAGTGAGCCCGCGCCCACATGACACGGGCATGGTGACGATGGCCAGCCAGGTGCAGAGCGAGTTCGAACTGCATGCGAAGGCGATTCTCGGCTTGCCAGTGAACGTGGCCCTGCGCGCACCGGGCGCATCGGCCGTGATCTACGGTCAGCTCGATGAAACGGGTATTGCGTTCGAGGGCGTGGCCGAGGCGCTGCAGGTGCCGGGCGCCGATGTGCGCCTGTTTGGCAAGCCGGAGTCGTTTGCACGCCGGCGCATGGGCGTGGCGCTGGCGACGGCGGACGATATCGCCACGGCGCGTGAACATGCGCTTGAGGCAGCGGCGAAGGTCAAGCCGGTGTCGGGCAAATAA
- a CDS encoding HNH endonuclease, which produces MPHHQATTTPDDPCPLCGRPLGTEHVDRHHLIPKTFKGRDQYPIHKICHRKIHSAFTERELLQTYHTWESLRGHADIAAFIAWVEKKPAGFYTRTYTANKKKGR; this is translated from the coding sequence ATGCCACATCACCAAGCCACTACCACGCCCGATGACCCCTGCCCACTGTGCGGACGGCCGCTGGGGACCGAGCACGTCGACCGCCATCATCTGATCCCGAAGACGTTCAAGGGGCGCGACCAGTACCCGATCCACAAGATCTGCCATCGTAAAATCCACTCGGCGTTCACCGAGCGCGAACTGCTGCAGACCTATCACACGTGGGAATCGTTGCGCGGGCATGCGGATATCGCGGCGTTCATCGCGTGGGTGGAGAAGAAGCCGGCTGGGTTTTATACGCGCACGTACACCGCGAACAAGAAGAAGGGGCGCTGA